The Alphaproteobacteria bacterium HT1-32 DNA segment CTGGTCACTCTTGGTCTTCGGCTCGACCGCAACCTCGATAACCGGCTCCGGAAATTCCATCCGCTCAAGAATAACCAGCGAATTCGGATCACAGAGCGTATCGCCAGTCGTGGTGTCCTTGAGACCGGCAATAGCAACGATGTCGCCAGCACTGGCTTCTTTGAGCTCTTCGCGGTCATTGGCATGCATCAGCAGCATACGACCAACGCGCTCACGCTTTTCCTTAACCGTATTCATCACATAGCTACCGGCCTCAAGCGTACCGGAATAGATACGGATGAAGGTCAGCGTACCGACAAACGGATCGTTCATGATCTTGAAAGCAAGCGCAGCGAACGGCTCTTTCTCGGAGTTGTTACGCTCGATCACGTCTTCCGTACCAGCCTTCACACCCCGGATTGCCGGAACATCAATCGGCGACGGCAGGAAGTCGACCACTGCATCAAGAAGCGGCTGCACGCCTTTATTCTTGAAAGCCGTACCGTTCAGAACCGGAACAAATTCGTTGGCAATCGTGCCCTTGCGAATGCACTTGCGCAGAGTCGCGGCATCCGGCTCGGTACCTTCAAGATAGGCTTCCATCGCAGCATCGTCCTGCTCGACAGCGAGCTCGACAAGCTTCTCACGATATTCAGCAGCCTGATCAGCAAGATTTGCCGGAATATCAAGATACTCGAACGACGCGCCGAGTTCTTCGCCATTCCAGACGACCGCACGCATTTCGATCAGATCAACCACACCTTCGAATTCCGCTTCCGAACCGATCGGCAACTGAATGACCATCGGAACTGCGCCAAGGCGACCCTTGATCATTTCAACACAACGGAAGAAGTCAGCGCCGGTGCGGTCCATCTTGTTGACGAAACACATCCGCGGAACGCCATACTTGTCAGCCTGACGCCAGACAGTCTCGGACTGCGGCTCAACGCCGGCAACAGCATCAAATACTGCTACCGCACCATCGAGAACACGCAGGCTACGCTCGACTTCAATGGTGAAGTCAACATGGCCCGGCGTATCAATGATATTGATCCGGTGGTCCTTCCAGAACGCCGTGGTCGCAGCGGAGGTAATCGTGATGCCACGCTCCTGCTCCTGCTCCATCCAGTCCATCGTCGCGGCGCCGTCATGGACTTCACCGATCTTGTAGGACTTGCCCGTATAAAACAGGACGCGTTCCGTCGTCGTGGTCTTACCCGCATCAATATGGGCCATAATGCCAATATTGCGGTATTTTTCGAGAGGTGTCTGAGCTGACATAACGAGTTATTCCGGTTGGATTTCTATTACCAGCGATAATGCGCGAACGCTTTGTTGGCTTCCGCCATACGATGCGTGTCTTCGCGTTTTTTCACTGCGCCGCCGCGATTGTTCACAGCGTCCATAAGTTCACCGGACAGCCGGTCAACCATGGTCACTTCGGAACGCTTGCGGGCGTTATCGATGATCCAGCGAATGGCCAGGGCCTGACGCCGTTCCGGACGAACCTCAACCGGCACCTGATAGGTTGCACCACCAACACGGCGGGAACGCACTTCAAGGGACGGCTTAACATTGTCCAGAGCTTCATGGAACATACGAACGGGATCACCGCCCTTGCGGTCCATCTGATCAAACGCACCATAAAAGATCTGTTCGGCAGTCGACTTCTTGCCGTGGATCATCAGGCTGTTGATGAACTTTGTAATGACCTGGTCACCGAACTTGGCGTCAGGAAGAATATCGCGCTTCTCAGCGGCGTGGCGACGTGACATCTGGCGCGCTCCTTATTTCGGCCGCTTCGCGCCGTACTTCGAACGGCGTTGCTTGCGGTCCTTGACACCCTGGGTATCCAGCGTGCCGCGAATGATGTGGTAACGAACGCCCGGCAAATCCTTTACACGACCGCCGCGGATCATGACCACCGAATGCTCCTGAAGATTATGCCCCTCACCCGGGATGTAGGAGGTCACTTCAAAACCATTGGTCAGACGCACACGGGCAACCTTACGAAGCGCCGAGTTCGGCTTCTTCGGTGTGGTCGTATAGACGCGGGTGCAAACCCCACGCTTTTGCGGACAGGCCTTGAGGGCCGGTACGTTGTTTCGTGCAATCGGCTTGCGCCGGGGATTGCGAATCAACTGGTTAATTGTCGGCATCCGACACCTTTTCCTTAATCAAACCTAATGGTCGACGCAGCCGCGCCGGGTTTATGTTTCTGCAAAACCAAACCGCACCCTATGTCCGTCGTCTCTTTCGACGGCCAGGCTGCGGATAATTTCACTGCCTTGCGGCTGTATATTCTCGCGTTTCCCATCTTGCCACTGCGTCTCGGGCGTATGCCGACCACCAGTGGCTAGGAGGCGCGCAATATATTCACAGGGGTCTGGAGCGTCAAGCGCCGTTCTTAACTAAAGTAAAACCCTTGTGAATCGCTGTTCGTGAAGGCAATTGGGTAACATCCTTACCCTCACGAACAGCTAAACGAACGATTATCAATCGTCTCCGTCGATGCTTGCCGACTCACTGGCAGCGGCTTCAGCAGAAGCAGCCAGTGCTGCCGACTCATCCTTGGCCGTCTGATCGGCCAGAACCTTGTCACGGTCGGCTGCAATCTCACGCATCCGGTTCATGACAGAGCCCGTACCTGCCGGGATAAGACGTCCGACAATCACGTTTTCCTTCAGACCATGCAGGTTATCGATCTTGCCGGAGACCGCTGCTTCCGTGAGGACGCGTGTGGTTTCCTGGAACGATGCTGCAGAGATGAAGGATGATGTCTGCAGGCTGGCCTTGGTAATACCCTGCAACACAGGACGTGCAGCAGCAGGCTGCTTGCCACCCTTCATCATCTTCTCGTTGATCTGGTCGAATTCGAGTTTCTCAACCAGCTCCCCGACAAGGAAGGTCGTGTCACCAGGCTCCGAGATTTCGACTTTCTGCAGCATCTGGCGAACGATCACCTCGATATGCTTATCGTTAATCTTCACACCCTGAAGACGATAGACCTCCTGAATCTCGTTCACGAGATAGGATGCCAGCGCTTCAACACCCATGACTTCCAGAATGTCATGCGGCACCGGATTACCATCGATCAGCGGATCGCCCTTACGGACATAG contains these protein-coding regions:
- the rpsG gene encoding 30S ribosomal protein S7 gives rise to the protein MSRRHAAEKRDILPDAKFGDQVITKFINSLMIHGKKSTAEQIFYGAFDQMDRKGGDPVRMFHEALDNVKPSLEVRSRRVGGATYQVPVEVRPERRQALAIRWIIDNARKRSEVTMVDRLSGELMDAVNNRGGAVKKREDTHRMAEANKAFAHYRW
- the fusA gene encoding elongation factor G; this encodes MSAQTPLEKYRNIGIMAHIDAGKTTTTERVLFYTGKSYKIGEVHDGAATMDWMEQEQERGITITSAATTAFWKDHRINIIDTPGHVDFTIEVERSLRVLDGAVAVFDAVAGVEPQSETVWRQADKYGVPRMCFVNKMDRTGADFFRCVEMIKGRLGAVPMVIQLPIGSEAEFEGVVDLIEMRAVVWNGEELGASFEYLDIPANLADQAAEYREKLVELAVEQDDAAMEAYLEGTEPDAATLRKCIRKGTIANEFVPVLNGTAFKNKGVQPLLDAVVDFLPSPIDVPAIRGVKAGTEDVIERNNSEKEPFAALAFKIMNDPFVGTLTFIRIYSGTLEAGSYVMNTVKEKRERVGRMLLMHANDREELKEASAGDIVAIAGLKDTTTGDTLCDPNSLVILERMEFPEPVIEVAVEPKTKSDQEKMGVALNRLAAEDPSFRVSSDNESGQTVIKGMGELHLEILVDRMRREFKVDANVGAPQVAYRETISKTIEVDYTHKKQTGGSGQFARIQLRFEPLEPGSGYEFESKVVGGNVPREYIPGVEKGLISAQQTGVLAGFPVTDFKITLFDGAYHDVDSSVMAFEIASRAAFREGVQKAGPKLLEPVMRVEVVTPEDYMGDIIGDLNSRRGQVNDMDTRGNARVVLAMVPLANMFGYVNTLRSMSQGRAQYSMHFDHYAEVPQAVSEEIRGKLAG
- the rpsL gene encoding 30S ribosomal protein S12, with amino-acid sequence MPTINQLIRNPRRKPIARNNVPALKACPQKRGVCTRVYTTTPKKPNSALRKVARVRLTNGFEVTSYIPGEGHNLQEHSVVMIRGGRVKDLPGVRYHIIRGTLDTQGVKDRKQRRSKYGAKRPK